A single window of Colletes latitarsis isolate SP2378_abdomen chromosome 4, iyColLati1, whole genome shotgun sequence DNA harbors:
- the Tudor-sn gene encoding staphylococcal nuclease domain-containing protein 1 has translation MSAPQGQVKSGNGVVKQVTSGDTIVIRGQPMGGPPPEITITLCNVTAPKLERWKGNDSTDESKDEPYAWEAREFLRKKLIGQDVFFVTEKSVNTNRTYGTVWLGKDRNGENVIETLVSEGLVTVKKDTRNPSPEQTRLIELENTAKTAKKGKWSESPSSEHIRDVKWTVDDPRKLVEKFGKKPVKAIIEFVFDGSTVKAFLLPDFYNVMLMISGVRCPGWPNGRRENSVGDPYADEARYFVESRLLHRDVEVVLESVNNNNFIGSILHPKGNIAEILLSEGFAKCQDWSISNSRAGAEKLYLAEKAAKEARLRLWKDYKPSGPQIEFTGTVVEIVNADALIIRTQNGENKKVFLSSIRPPSREKRVNEEPNNTARKDFKPLYDIPWMLEAREFLREKFIRKNVKVVVDYTQPARDNFPEKLCCTVTCGKTNIAEALVARGLVRVIKYRQNDDQRSSHYNLLQVAESKAEKSQHGLHAKKDIPVHRLVDLSNDPSKAKAFLTSLKRAQGIKGVVEFVTSGSRLKLYLPKEDQLITFVLAGIRTPRCQRSLPGGSIVKADEYGEKALAFTREHCFQRDVEIKIEHTETKGSGFIGWLTVNDVNMSVSLVEEGLAEVVTFPDFGELTRTLKAAEERAKTKKLNMWKNFVEIQVENDKNENDKEIVERKVDYQEVVISEVTEDLHFYVQSVDQRSMLENLLSQLRQELSSNPPLPGAYKPTRGDLAVAKFTGDDQWYRVKIEKVSGSNVSVFYIDYGNREMINVTRVADLPSRFATDKPYAHEHSLACVALPNDNDDKKAAVEAFKEDVMDKILLLNTEFKLTSNVTAVTLVDSSTNEDIAKGLISDGLLLVQNQRDRRLTKLIEEYKKAEEDAKHSRRNIWRYGDIRADDEKEFGL, from the exons GTTACTTCAGGAGATACTATTGTCATTCGTGGTCAGCCGATGGGTGGCCCGCCACCTGAAATTACAATAACTCTTTGTAATGTTACTGCTCCAAAATTAGAACGTTGGAAAGGAAACGATAG caCGGATGAGAGTAAAGATGAACCATATGCATGGGAAGCTAGAGAATTCTTACGGAAAAAGCTTATTGGTCAGGATGTGTTTTTTGTTACAGAAAAATCAGTAAATACAAATAGAActtatggtactgtgtggttgggAAAAG ACAGAAATGGAGAAAATGTGATTGAAACATTAGTTTCTGAAGGTTTGGTAACTGTAAAGAAAGACACTCGTAATCCCAGCCCTGAACAGACTCGATTGATCGAACTGGAAAATACAGCTAAAACAGCTAAAAAAGGAAAATGGTCAGAATCACCATCCTCTGAGCATATACGCGATGTAAAATGGACTGTAGATGATCCTCGAAAGTTGGTTGAGAAATTTGGGAAAAAGCCAGTGAAAGCTATTATTGAATTTGTATTTGATGGATCTACAGTGAAAGCATTTTTATTGCCTGATTTTTATAATGTAATGTTAATGATATCGGGTGTCAGATGTCCTGGTTGGCCAAATGGAAGACGTGAGAATTCGGTAGGCGATCCTTATGCAGATGAAGCAAGATATTTTGTAGAATCTCGCTTACTGCACAGAGATGTTGAAGTAGTACTTGAATCTGTCAACAACAACAATTTCATTGGTAGCATTCTTCACCCAAAGG GAAATATTGCAGAAATTTTATTGAGCGAAGGATTTGCCAAATGCCAAGATTGGTCGATTAGCAATAGCAGAGCTGGGGCAGAAAAGCTTTATCTAGCAGAGAAAGCTGCAAAAGAAGCACGTTTACGTTTGTGGAAAGATTATAAACCGTCAGGCCCGCAAATAGAATTCACTGGTACCGTTGTTGAAATTGTTAATGCAGATGCTCTTATAATCAGAACACAAAATGGAGAGAACAAGAAAGTCTTTTTGAGCAGTATTCGACCACCATCCAGAGAAAAACGGGTTAACGAAGAACCTAATAATACGGCTAGAAAAGATTTTAAACCTCTTTATGACATCCCCTGGATGTTAGAAGCTCGTGAATTTTTACGTGAAAAATTCATTAGAAAGAACGTTAAAGTTGTTGTTGATTATACTCAACCTGCTAGAGACAATTTTCCAGAAAAGTTATGTTGCACTGTCACGTGTGGTAAAAC AAACATCGCAGAGGCACTGGTTGCACGAGGTTTAGTAAGAGTGATCAAATATAGACAAAATGACGATCAACGTTCATCTCACTATAATTTGTTACAAGTTGCTGAAAGTaaagcagaaaaatctcagCACGGTTTACACGCAAAGAAAGATATACCAGTGCATAGATTGGTAGACCTTTCTAACGATCCTTCTAAAGCTAAAGCATTTCTGACATCTCTTAAACGAGCGCAAGGCATTAAAGGTGTGGTCGAATTTGTCACGAGTGGTTCGCGCCTGAAACTCTATTTACCGAAAGAAGATCAGCTTATTACGTTTGTTTTGGCTGGCATACGAACTCCTCGATGTCAAAGATCATTGCCAGGTGGAAGCATAGTTAAAGCTGATGAATATGGTGAAAAAGCGTTAGCATTCACTAGGGAACATTGCTTCCAAAGGGATGTGGAGATTAAAATTGAACATACAGAAACGAAAGGAAGTGGATTTATTGGATGGTTAACAGTAAATGATGTCAATATGTCTGTTTCTCTGGTTGAAGAAGGGCTTGCAGAAGTTGTTACTTTTCCTGATTTTGGAGAACTAACAAGGACGCTTAAAGCAGCAGAAGAACGTGCCAAAACGAAGAAGCTAAAT ATGTGGAAGAATTTTGTTGAAATACAAGTAGAGAATGATAAAAACGAAAATGATAAAGAAATTGTAGAGAGAAAAGTCGACTATCAAGAGGTAGTGATTTCAGAGGTCACTGAAGATCTTCATTTTTACGTGCAATCTGTTGATCAACGTAGTATGTTAGAAAACTTGCTTTCACAATTACGCCAGGAACTATCATCTAATCCTCCACTCCCAGGTGCTTACAAACCTACCAGAGGAGACTTAGCAGTTGCTAAATTTACTGGCGATGATCAGTGGTACCGTGTTAAGATAGAAAAGGTTTCTGGTTCAAATGTAAGCGTATTTTACATTGATTATGGTAACAGAGAAATGATTAATGTTACAAGAGTCGCTGACTTACCGTCACGATTTGCTACTGATAAACCTTATGCCCATGAACATAGCCTTGCTTGTGTTGCACTTCCTAATGAT AATGATGATAAAAAAGCAGCAGTTGAAGCTTTTAAGGAAGATGTAATGGACAAAATCTTATTACTAAATACGGAATTTAAGCTCACCAGTAATGTTACTGCTGTAACATTAGTCGATTCTTCTACTAATGAAGATATCGCTAAAGGTCTTATTTCTGATGGACTATTACTTGTTCAGAATCAACGTGACAGGAGACTTACTAAATTG